The genomic DNA GGGGAACTCCACGAGCGCCGAGTACGGGGCCGGGTTCACCCGTCGGAGGGCCGCGTACGCCGAGACAGGGTGGACTGTCGCCGGAGCCGAAAGCCGCTGTGAGATGTTCGCCTGGAACGTCTCGCCGTCGCGGATGTACGATTTGACCCGGCGGACGCGGTCGGCAAACGCCGCCCGCGTGCAGTCGCTTTCGAACGTCGCTTCTGTCCCCGAGACTGGCGGTTGGCCCACCGATGGGTCACCGTTTGTCGCCTTCGCGATGAGGTCGCGGGCTCGCTCAACCCCGTGCTCGTAGGCCGCCGACATGGAGTCGTACGCACCGACCTTCGGGCAGGCAGTTACCCGGAGCGTCGTCTCCTCGCTTCGCGGCTCCTCCCACGCCGCCACCCGGTCGTACGTGGCGACCTGTAGCCGCGGTAGCCCACGGTCGTCTCGGGTGTCGTCCGGCAACGACTCAAGCTCTCGAGCGATGTCGTACGAAAGCCACCCGAAGACGCCGCAGGGATACGGAACGTCACAGCCCCCTCGCTCAAGCGTCGTGCCTTCTAACAACGAGTCAACCGCTTCGAGCGATGGCGATTCGCCGTCGGATGCAACTGCGCTGGCGCGAACGGTCGTCCGTTCGCGGGGGTCCGTCGCAAAGTAGCCCCAGCCTGATTGGCCGCCGGTTGTCTCCAGATAGATATCGCCGCCATCGCCGTCTCGAGCGCGGCGGTACGCCTCGAAGGGGTCGGCGACGGTGACCCGCAGCTCGACGGGGACCCGCGCCGAATCCGGGGCGTCGGCCGCCGCACTGCGGAACGACGCCCTGTCGGTGACGACTCGCATTAGTACCTGAAAAGGGGGCAAGCGACAACGGCTTTGCGGTCCCTACCGTTCCTCGGCGTTTTCCTGCCAGCCGCTGATACGCTTTGCCGAGAGGTCGGTCTCGTCGGCGACCGCTTCGGGGTCGGCATCGAGTAGCTGCGTGACCGTTTCGATGCCGGCGTCGGAAAGTCGCTTCGCGTAGGCCGGGCCAATGCCGTTGACGTTTTCGACCGGCTCGTCCCCGCCTTCCGGTTCGTCCGGCACCGGCCCTGCTGCTTCGGCGCTTTCGGCGGCGACAGTGTCGGTACCGCTGTGGTCGGACACACCGGCACCGGCTTCAGCCGGCTCCGCGGCCGTCTCGGGGTCGCTCGTCGGCTCTTCTGCCATTGACCCTGTTGAAGCTGCCGCGTCGGTTTCTGCGGCGACGGCGTCGTCTGCGTCCGACGCTCCGTCTGTGTCTTCGTCCGCCTCCGATAGTTCGTCTGTGTCATCTCCCCCTTCCGGTTCGTGTTCGACCGAGACTTCGGTTCCGCTGGTACCTTCCGAGCGGCCAAGGCCGAACACTGTCCGTAGTAGTTTGAACACGCCCATATGCGACGTTTACGCGAGGAGATACTTAAAGCCGGGCGGCTCCGTCAACAACTGACAAATGGTTTATAACGACGACCGGAGCGCCTCGTTCATCGGTTCGACGGGTGCCGCTTTTCCGGTCCATATTTCGAACGCTTCGACGCCTTGGAACAGGAGCATCCACGCGCCGTCGATGGTTGTCGCGCCGGCCGCGTCGGCCTCCCGGAGCAACCGCGTTTCCAGCGGCGCATAGACGGCATCGAGGACGGCCAGCCCCTCGTGGAGGTGCCTTTTCGGCACTGGCGTCTCGTCGGCCTCCATACCGACGCTCGTCGCGTTGACCAGCACGTCGGCATCCGGGACCAACTCCGCCAGTTCGTCGAGTCCGTGGCCCGTCGCGTCGGGGACCTCCGTAGCGAGCGCTGTTGCCCGCGAAACCGTCCGGTTGGCGATGTGGACCTCCATCCCCTCATCGGCGAGGGCGAACGCTGCAGCCCGCCCGGCTCCGCCGGCCCCAACGACGACGGCGGTCCCGGAACGCTCGACATCGTGGTGCTGGAACGCCCGGATGACGCCGGCTGCGTCGGTGTTGTGACCGGTCGGCTCACCCTCGAAGTCGATAGTGTTCACCGCGCCGATTCGCTCGGCCAGCGGGTCCGGCTCGACTACGTCGAGTACGTCCTCCTTGAACGGTATCGTGACGTTCAGCCCGCGGACGCCGAGCGCCGACGCTCCCTCAAGCGCGGTATCCAACTGTTCGCTGGCGGGCTCGAACGTGACGTAGCGGGCGTCCAGCCCCAACGCTTCGTATGCTGCTTCGTGCATCGGCGGCGAAACTGAGTGCTCGACAGGGTTGCCGATGAGTCCGTAAACGTCCATACTCGTCGGCGTCGGCCCGCGGATACAAACCTTCTCCGGACGGTGGTGATGATGAGCCGATAAACTACATGGCACGATATTGAATGAGTGGCTCGGCGGAAAATCCACGCTCTGCCCCGACCGGACCTCCGTCGAACCGCGCTTTCTTTGCCGGCCGTCCGCTCCCACCGTGTATGCTCGCTATCGTCGTCTCTCGCGCTGACGAGGCTTCCGAACATATCGGCCGGAAGCTTCGCTCGCTTGCCGACTGGACTGAACACGAAGACGAACGCCGCGCTGACGGCGCCGGTGGCGGTACCTACTACCGGACCGACAGGGCGGAACTGCGCATCTTCGATGACCTCCACATCCACCTCGACGGAGCGGCGTCGGCGTTCGAGGAGCCGGACCTCCTCGTCTTTGCTTCGCGACACTCCGGCGACACCGGACCGCTGCTGACCGCCCACGCGACGGGCAACTTCGGCCCCGCCGAGTACGGCGGCGGTGACGGCTCGCTCGCCCGCGCGGCCCCGAACGCCCTCTCGGCGGTTCGCGATGCCTTCGAGACGCACGCCCCGGACGACTACGATGTCGGCATCGAGTGTACCCACCACGGCCCGAGCACGGTCGGCTGCTCGTCGCTGTTTGTCGAACTCGGTAGCGGCCCCGACCAGTGGCAAGACTCCGAGGGTGCGGCGGCGGTCGCGCGTTCGATTCTGTCGCTGCGGGGCGTCGAACCGCACACCGAGCGCACCGTCGTTGGCTTCGGCGGCGGCCACTACGCCCCCCGGTTTGACCGCGTGCTGACCGACACTGACTGGGGCGTCGGCCACGTGGCTGCCGACTGGTCGCTGACGGAACTCGGCGACCCCCGTGACTCGCGAGCGGTCATCGCCAAGGCCTTTCAGGCCAGCGGCACCGAGTTCGCGCTCGTCGACGGCGACCGGCCGGAGCTGGAAGCCGTCATCGAGGACCTCGGCTTCGAGGTCCTCTCGGAGACGTTCCTCCAAGAGACGACGGGCGTTCCGCTGTCGCTCGTCGGCCGCCTCGAGGACGACTGTGGCCCCATCGATGACGGACTTCGGCTCGGCGAGCCAGCAACTGGGTATGACGGCGAGTTTGTCACTGAGGAGCTTCCTGACGAACTGCTCGACGAGGCCAACGGCGTCGACCGAACGGCGGTCCGCGAGGCCGCTGACGCGGTAGCGCTGGCCTATGGAACGGCCGACGGCGGCTCGCTGGCCGTCGGCCCGGTCGCGCTTGCGGCTGCTGATGATTACCGTTCGCTCGTCGAGTCGCTCGCGGCGGTTCTCGACACGAAGTACGACAGCGTTGAAATCGAAGCGTCGACGGTCATCGCCCATCGGGAGGCGTTTGACCCGGAGCTGGCCCGTGACGCCGGCGTTGATGAGGGGCCGGCCTTTGGCAAGCTCTCATCCGGGGCCTCGGTCGACGTGGACGGCGAGACCGTCACGCCGGACGATGTCCATCGGGTCCGAGAGCGTCGGTTCGAGTTCTGAACACGGGGTTGACGACGCAGTACGACTCTCTTGTCAGGCTTCTATCGTGCAATCGTCGAGTAGCATCATCGCCGAGTGAATGCTTTTCGTTTGTTCGGATATTCAGCCGGAGCCAGCCGCCCTCCTCCATTTGATATCGCACTATATGATTTATACTGCTGTCTCTCTCCGAAATGGCCCCTCCCCCGATTGGCGTTTGTTTTTCCGGTCAGACGCCTGTCCGACGACGGGGAAAGATACTTTATGGGCGTGCGACACAACAGGCCACTAATGGACTCGATTATCGAAGACGCTATCGACGAAGCCGAAGAGGACGGGGAGGCGTCGTCCGGGGACGCGACGCCGACCGACTCCGCCGACGCTGGCACTACTGACGCCGATGTGAAGTCGTCGGGGACGATGACCGACGAAGAGCTGGCAAGCGTCGTCAAGGACCTCCAGACGAAAATTACCGTCGTCGGCTGCGGCGGGGCCGGCGGCAACACCGTCACCCGGATGGCCGAAGCCGGCATCCACGGCGCAAAGCTCGTCGCCGCCAACACCGACGCCCAGCACCTCGCCACCGAGGTCGAAGCCGACGAGAAAATCCTCATCGGCCGCCAGCGGACCGGCGGCCGCGGGGCTGGTTCCGTACCGAAAATCGGCGAGGAAGCCGCCCAAGAAAACCTCGAAGATATCACGAACTCTATCGACGGCTCCGATATGGTCTTCATCACCGCCGGACTTGGTGGTGGGACGGGGACCGGCTCTGCGCCGGTCGTCGCACAGGCTGCCCAAGACCAAGGCGCGCTGACCATCGCCATCGTGACGATTCCCTTTACCGCCGAAGGCGAGCGCCGCCGTGCCAACGCCGACGCCGGCCTCGAACGCCTCCGAGCGGTCGCTGACACGGTCATCGTCATCCCCAACGACCGACTGCTCGATTACGCGCCGAACATGCCGCTGCAGGACGCGTTCAAAATCTGCGACCGCGTCCTCATGCGGTCTGTCAAGGGGATGACCGAACTGATCACCAAGCCGGGGCTGGTCAACGTCGACTTCGCTGACGTGAAGACAATCATGGAGAACGGCGGTGTCGCCATGATCGGCCTCGGCGAGTCCGATTCCGAAAACAAGGCCCAAGACTCCATCCGCTCTGCCCTCCGGTCGCCGCTGCTCGATGTCGAATTCGACGGCGCACAGAGCGCTCTCGTCAACGTCGTTGGTGGCCCCGACATGTCTATCGAGGAAGCCGAGGGCGTCGTCGAGGAGATCTACGACCGCATCGACCCCGACGCGCGCATCATCTGGGGTGCTTCGGTCGACCCCGAGTTCGACGGCAAGATGGAGACGATGATAGTCGTCACTGGCGTCGAGAGCCCACAGATTTACGGCAAAAGCGAAGTCGAGCGTGAGCGCGCTGCCGCCGGCGACGACGACATCGACTACGTCGAGTAGCCCGACCGCCTAACCAACAGGTAAAAAACCCCCGAGACGAAACTGAGGCATATGAAAACGCCGACCGACCTCACGTCCTACATCCGCGTGTTGAAGCTCGCAAGCACGCCGACGTGGGATGAGTTCTCGAAGGTGGCGACCATCGCCGGCCTCGGCATCCTGCTCGTTGGCTTCATCGGCTTCGTCATCTTCTCGATTATGACGTTCGTGCCGGGTGGTCCGTGATGGCGATCTACTCGGTCAAGACGACTGCCAGTCAGGAACGAACCGTCGCCGATATGCTCATCAGCCGCGAGGAGGAAGGCATCCACGCCACGCTTGCTCCCGACGCACTGACGAGCTACGTGATGGTCGAAGCCGACGACACCGCGGCCATCAGCCGGGCGCTTGAGGATATTCCACACGCACGGACGCTCGTCTCCGAGCAGCCGTCGCCGTTCAGCGAGGTCGAACACTTCCTCAGCCCAAAGCCCGATGTCGAGGGCATCGCGGAAGGCGACATCGTCGAACTCATCGCCGGTCCGTTCAAAGGCGAGAAAGCGCAGGTCCAGCGCATCGACGAGGGCAAAGACCAGGTGACAGTCGAACTCTACGAGGCGACGGTCCCGATTCCGGTTACGGTCCGCGGCGACCAGATTCGCGTACTCGACTCCGAAGAACGGTAATCAGGCCTGCGGCTCCGCCGGTTCCGATTTGATACGGTCGACGACGCGCTCGATATCGGCCTGTTTCTGAATCTCCTTTGCGACCTTCTCGCGGTGTCGGATATCGTCGGTGTCTGCCTCGTAGTTTCTGAGGTACTCCGCCCGCGAGTGTTCGGTGAAGGCGTGTCGAATCGCAAAGAAGCCGTCGGGAACCGTCGTTCCGCACACTTTGCAGGTGTGCTGTCCGTGGGCCTCGGCCTGATGGACGAGGAGGTCCTCGACATCGTCGGTGGCGTACTCACAGCCGTCGATTGCGCACTCCCACATACCCGCAGCCTCGGTGTGCTGATATAAAATCTTTCCCGCTCAATCGGAACGGATAACGCGTGTCGGCCAGTAGCCGCCGGCATGGACCGGTTCCGGCTCGACGCACACGTGAAGGTACTCGACGAGACAGTCGCTGAACGGGCGAAGGCACGCGGTCTCGATGGCCTCGTTTACGCGCCACACTTTACTCGGCTACCCGATATCCGCGAACGGGCCGCCGAGTTCACCGACGACGACCTGCTCGTCGTTCCCGGCCGCGAGGTGTTCACCGGCGACTGGCGCAACCGGAAGCACGTCCTCGCGGTCGGACTCGAAGCCCCCGTCCCCGATTTCATCACGCTCGAAGCCGCGATGGCCGAGTTCGATAGACAGGACGCTGCCGTGCTCGCGCCGCATCCGGAGTTCGCGACGGTGAGTCTCGAAGCCCACGACATCCGCGCCCACCGCGACCGGATCCACGCCGTCGAGGTCTACAACCCGAAACACTTCGCGACACACAACGAGCGGGCCCGTGAACTGGCTGCAGAATTCGAACTGCCGGCGTTCGGCTCCTCGTATGCCCATCTCCCGGGAACGGTCGGCGAGGTCTGGACCGGTTTCGACCGGCGGTTCGAAACTGCCGACGAACTCGTCGCGGCGCTTCGGGAGGGCGTCCCACGCGGTGTCTATCACCGGGACGGGCCGCGGCATCGGCTCCGTTGCATGGCCGAATTCGGCCACCTGTTTTACGAGAACAGTTGGGGGAAAATCGACCGCCTGTTCCTCTCCGGAACCGAGCCGACCCATCCGGACCACATCGCCTACGACGGCCGGTTCGACGACGTGAGCGTCTACTAGACCGGCAGCTGTGCGGTTAGTTCGGCGATATCGACGTACGCCGGGAGGACGTGGACGATAGCCACCGCGACCGCCAACTCAACGCCGGTGACGATGAGCGTCACCGCGTTGGCAAACCGGCTGGACGTTGTCACGCCGAACGGCGAGCCGTACTCGGTACTGGAAAGCGGATAAAACAGCGCGATGCCCCGGCGGCTCCCCAGATAATCGAGTACGTAGTGGGTGAGAACGCCTATCCAGACGTAGCTGAGGTTCCCGAAGACGAACGGGAACGCGACAAAAAGCCCGAGGATGGGGAGGTTGTGCAGCGTTTTACGGTGCTTGCCGAATGCGGTGTCGACATCCGGAAACAGCGCCCCGAGGACGACCGGTACGGTCACGGCGACGACTGTCCGGAGCGTCTCCATCGACCCCGCGGGTTCGAGGACGAACCCGAGACCGACCCCGAGCACCACCGCGTTGAGGACGTGTCCCTCCTTGTTCATACACCCGGCAACAGCGCCCCAAATAAAGGTCGTTCGTGTTCGGGCCTCCGACAGCACCCCTCCGGTAGCCGGAACGCCCGACGGCTGCCCGTGTCAGCGTGGTTCCGACGCCGCTGCCGTCTTGAGGTCTTCGAGTGCTTGCACGGCGATCTGCCGCTTGATTTCCGTCCGCGAGCCGTCGAAGACGTATCGTTCGACCGACCACCACGAGTCGCCGGTCCCCCAGTCGGCGGCGCGGGCAACGCCGATGTAAACCGTTCCGACTGGCTTTCCCTCGGACCCGCCTTCCGGTCCCGCGATACCGGTCGTTGCGACGCCCCACGTAACGCCGGCGTGGTCGCGGACACCACGAGCCATCTGTTCGGCGACCGGCTCGCTGACCGCGCCCTCCGCGTCGAGTATCTCGCGGGGCACGCCGAGGTCTTCGAGCTTTGCATCGTAGCTGTAGGTAACGATAGACCGGTCGAAGTAGTCGCTTGCCCCCGGTATGTCGGTCAGTAGCGACCCGATGAGGCCGCCGGTACACGACTCGGCCGTCGCCACGTACTCGCCGCGGTCGGCCAGCATCTCGCCGACGGCGCGTTCGATATTCATACCGGGACGACGGCCCGTATCGACTTGAAACCGGGCGTCGAGTGGAGACTCCTGTCGACCGACCGAAAGCGACAGACCGACGTGGTCGGCCGCTGGTGCACCCTGTATGGGCGACTACGACCGACCGGTCTTTTTCCACCTGATGGAGTATGCGGCCAACGCCGACCGGGACGTCGTCGACATGGTCTCGGGCAACCCCGACTGGGAGCCCCCCGAGGCGCTCCGTGAGGGGCTTGCGGCGTATGTGTCCGCCGATGTCGACACGTTCCAGTACCCGCCGAGCGAGGGGCTCGCCGAGCTTCGTGCCGAAATCGCTGCCCGACGTGGTGTCGACCGCGAGCGGGTCGTCGTCACGAACGGTGCCGGCGAAGCCAACTATCTGGCGATGGCCGAGGCGCTCGAATCGCAGCCGGGCGATGAAATCCTGCTTGTCGACCCGGTCTATCCCTACTACCACAAGCGGACCGAACTGCTCGGTGGGACGCCGACGTTCGTCGCTGCCGACGCTGATGGACGCGTCGACCCGGCGGCGGTTCGTGCGGCCGCAAGCGACGAGACGGCCGCTATCGTCGTCAACTCCCCGAACAACCCGACGGGCGCGGTCTACGGCCGCGAAACGAAACAGGAACTCGTCGATATCGCCGAACGCCACGATGCGCTCTTGGTCTCCGATGAGGTCTACGACCACTTCGTCTACGAACCGGACGCCTTCGAGTCGGCGCTTGCCTTCGACTCCGCCAACGTCGCTGTCACCAACGCCTTCTCGAAATCGATGGCCATCACCGGCTTCCGTGTCGGCTACGGGGTCTACCCGGAACGACTCGTCGACGACATCCGAACCCGCCACATGCTCGTCAATGTCGCCGGCTCGCGGCCGGCCCAGCACGCCGTGTTACACGCGTTGCGTGAGACACCGGCCGAATACTACGAGCGCAACCGGTCGATGCTCGAAGAGCGCATCGATGCGTTCTGTGCGGCACTGGATGCGGCCGGCGCTGAGTACACCCGGCCACAGGGGGCATTTTATGTGATGGCACGGTTCGATGGGTATCCGGGAACGCTTGCACACACCGAGCGGCTCATCGACGAGGCGGGCGTCGCAGGGATGCCCGGAGATGCCTTCGGCGAGTCGCGCGCCGAGTGGCTTCGGTTTGCGGTCGTCACGCCGCGCGCAGAAGAGGCCGCAGAGCGGTTGGCGAACTACTTCGGGTAGGCTGCCGTTCGACGACCGTTTTTATGCGACCAGTCGTTCGACAGCCGTACTGACCGCCGCCTGAATCTCGGCGGAGGCGAAGCCGAGCAGCAGCCCGATTCCCGCTCCGATGATGATGGCGATTAGCATTCCCGTGGTAACCTTCGCCGCGTCGACGTCCTCGCCTTCGAAGGGATGGAAGTAAATCCGGTTGATGAACGGCAGGATGTAGCCCGCCGAAAGCAGCGTGCTACCGAGCACGAGCAGCGAAACCTGCCACAGCCCCGCCTCGAAGGCCCCCAGCGCGATGTACCACTTGCCGGCGAACCCGACCGTCGGCGGCAGACCGATCATCGCAATGCCGAGCACGGCGAAGGCCCCGGCCATTATCGGCGCTCGTTCAGCGACCCCGCTGTACTCCTTGAGCGTCCGGATGCCGCCGAACCGCAGAGCGAACATCCCGGCCAGCACGAACAGCGAGGCCTTGACAACGCCGTGGCCGAATATCTGGAGTATCGCGCCGAAGACCGCGGTCTCGTTTGCGATTGCGATGCCGACGAATATTAGCCCGAACTGCGAGACCGTCGAATACGCGAGCACGAGCTTGATGTGGTCCTGCAGGAGTGCGAAGAAGCTCCCGGCAAAGAGGCTAAAGAGGGCGGCGACGAGCAGCAGGTTCCCGATAACGGGGTTTGCCGCGATGAAATCGAGCGTGTAGACGGTAAAGAGCACGCGGGCAAAGGCGTAGACCGCGACGGCGGGCACCAGCGCGGAGATGACGGCGCTGATGCCGTCCGGCGCGGATGCGTGGGCGTCAGCCAGCCACGTGTGCACCGGGAAGAGCGCGATTTTGATGGCGAGCCCGACCGCCATCAGGATGAACGCGGCGACCACCACGGGGTCGGTGTAGCCGACAGCGGCCAGCAGCTCGGGCAGCAGCCGCATCGTCAGCGTCCCGGTTGAAGCAAGCACCAGTGCAACCCCAAGCAGGTAGAAGCCGGCTCCGACCGTGCCGACGAGCAGATACTTGAATGCGGCGTAGGTCGACCACCGGTATTTCGAGGCTGAGACCAAGGCATACGAGGAGATCGCCATGATCTCGAGGAAGACATACATATTGAACAGGTCGCCAGTGAGCAGGATGCCCATCATCCCGCCGACAAGGAGCAAGAATCCGCTGTAGAAGGCGTTCCCCCGTGGCCCGCCGATGCGAGTAAACACGAGCACGCCGAGACAAACCGCTAACACGAGCAGAAGAACAATAACTGAGAACTCGTCGGCGAACAGCTCGATACCGATAGGTACCTCGACACCGCCGAGCTGGTGGGCGAGGAGCCTGTCTTCTGCCCGCGGGACCATCCACGCGAGGGCAACCGACATCGCGAACGTCGCGGAGACGACGACGGCGGCGATGGCCCAGCCAACGTTCTTCCAGCGGACAGACGCCGCAATCGGCACCGACGCGGAAATCAGCGGCAGGAGGATGATGACCGCCAGCAGCCAGCTGTATGCGTCCATCCTACCGTCCCCCCTCGGCTTCGGCTTCGTGTTCGCTGTCCCGTCCAGCCGTCATCAGTCGTCGTGGCATGTATCCGGTCATTGTTAGATGAAGAGTGCGATAGCGAGCGCGACGGTGAGTACGCCGGCTGCGACGTAGATTGTCAGACCGATACCGAGTTTGCCGCCGGTCTTGCCCGGTGTGCTCTCATACCGGCGGTCGTAGGCGTCCTGCCAGCTCTCCGGGATGGCTCCCCGGATGGCTGTACTCGGCTCGTGGACCGTTCCGACGAGCCGCCAGCCGGTGCCGACGACCAGCCCGTCGACCCGGTTGTAGAGGCCACCGAGACCGCCCGAGAGGCTCCGGACGCCATAGAACGCCGCCGGGTCGTACACCTGGTCGACGTCGAACCCACCGTGGAGCCGGTCGATAATCGGCTTGCCGAGGACGAAGATAGCAATCCCGCCGCCGGCGAGGTAGCCCGCCTTTAGCAGGTGTGACAGCGAGTAGGGGCTAAGCTCAAGCCCGCCGGCCATCGGCAGGTACGGCACCAGCGCCTGATAG from Natronomonas pharaonis DSM 2160 includes the following:
- a CDS encoding CinA family protein → MNIERAVGEMLADRGEYVATAESCTGGLIGSLLTDIPGASDYFDRSIVTYSYDAKLEDLGVPREILDAEGAVSEPVAEQMARGVRDHAGVTWGVATTGIAGPEGGSEGKPVGTVYIGVARAADWGTGDSWWSVERYVFDGSRTEIKRQIAVQALEDLKTAAASEPR
- a CDS encoding metal-dependent hydrolase, whose amino-acid sequence is MNKEGHVLNAVVLGVGLGFVLEPAGSMETLRTVVAVTVPVVLGALFPDVDTAFGKHRKTLHNLPILGLFVAFPFVFGNLSYVWIGVLTHYVLDYLGSRRGIALFYPLSSTEYGSPFGVTTSSRFANAVTLIVTGVELAVAVAIVHVLPAYVDIAELTAQLPV
- a CDS encoding D-aminoacyl-tRNA deacylase, whose protein sequence is MLAIVVSRADEASEHIGRKLRSLADWTEHEDERRADGAGGGTYYRTDRAELRIFDDLHIHLDGAASAFEEPDLLVFASRHSGDTGPLLTAHATGNFGPAEYGGGDGSLARAAPNALSAVRDAFETHAPDDYDVGIECTHHGPSTVGCSSLFVELGSGPDQWQDSEGAAAVARSILSLRGVEPHTERTVVGFGGGHYAPRFDRVLTDTDWGVGHVAADWSLTELGDPRDSRAVIAKAFQASGTEFALVDGDRPELEAVIEDLGFEVLSETFLQETTGVPLSLVGRLEDDCGPIDDGLRLGEPATGYDGEFVTEELPDELLDEANGVDRTAVREAADAVALAYGTADGGSLAVGPVALAAADDYRSLVESLAAVLDTKYDSVEIEASTVIAHREAFDPELARDAGVDEGPAFGKLSSGASVDVDGETVTPDDVHRVRERRFEF
- a CDS encoding anthranilate synthase component I family protein, with product MRVVTDRASFRSAAADAPDSARVPVELRVTVADPFEAYRRARDGDGGDIYLETTGGQSGWGYFATDPRERTTVRASAVASDGESPSLEAVDSLLEGTTLERGGCDVPYPCGVFGWLSYDIARELESLPDDTRDDRGLPRLQVATYDRVAAWEEPRSEETTLRVTACPKVGAYDSMSAAYEHGVERARDLIAKATNGDPSVGQPPVSGTEATFESDCTRAAFADRVRRVKSYIRDGETFQANISQRLSAPATVHPVSAYAALRRVNPAPYSALVEFPGVDLVSASPELLLDVDGDRLLTEPIAGTRPRGETQTEDERLEADLLGDEKERAEHAMLVDLERNDLGKVSEYGSVDVREYRRVDRYSEVMHLVSLAEGTRRADCSLADAVGAVFPGGTITGAPKPRTMEIIDEVETTRRGPYTGAIGLFGFDERATLNIVIRTLVRQGDSYYLRVGAGIVDDSDPDAEYDETLDKGRALVTAIDEALAERATFTMEAAKR
- a CDS encoding PHP domain-containing protein is translated as MDRFRLDAHVKVLDETVAERAKARGLDGLVYAPHFTRLPDIRERAAEFTDDDLLVVPGREVFTGDWRNRKHVLAVGLEAPVPDFITLEAAMAEFDRQDAAVLAPHPEFATVSLEAHDIRAHRDRIHAVEVYNPKHFATHNERARELAAEFELPAFGSSYAHLPGTVGEVWTGFDRRFETADELVAALREGVPRGVYHRDGPRHRLRCMAEFGHLFYENSWGKIDRLFLSGTEPTHPDHIAYDGRFDDVSVY
- a CDS encoding protein translocase SEC61 complex subunit gamma, with amino-acid sequence MKTPTDLTSYIRVLKLASTPTWDEFSKVATIAGLGILLVGFIGFVIFSIMTFVPGGP
- a CDS encoding DUF7565 family protein; this translates as MWECAIDGCEYATDDVEDLLVHQAEAHGQHTCKVCGTTVPDGFFAIRHAFTEHSRAEYLRNYEADTDDIRHREKVAKEIQKQADIERVVDRIKSEPAEPQA
- a CDS encoding shikimate dehydrogenase, whose translation is MDVYGLIGNPVEHSVSPPMHEAAYEALGLDARYVTFEPASEQLDTALEGASALGVRGLNVTIPFKEDVLDVVEPDPLAERIGAVNTIDFEGEPTGHNTDAAGVIRAFQHHDVERSGTAVVVGAGGAGRAAAFALADEGMEVHIANRTVSRATALATEVPDATGHGLDELAELVPDADVLVNATSVGMEADETPVPKRHLHEGLAVLDAVYAPLETRLLREADAAGATTIDGAWMLLFQGVEAFEIWTGKAAPVEPMNEALRSSL
- a CDS encoding monovalent cation/H+ antiporter subunit D family protein is translated as MDAYSWLLAVIILLPLISASVPIAASVRWKNVGWAIAAVVVSATFAMSVALAWMVPRAEDRLLAHQLGGVEVPIGIELFADEFSVIVLLLVLAVCLGVLVFTRIGGPRGNAFYSGFLLLVGGMMGILLTGDLFNMYVFLEIMAISSYALVSASKYRWSTYAAFKYLLVGTVGAGFYLLGVALVLASTGTLTMRLLPELLAAVGYTDPVVVAAFILMAVGLAIKIALFPVHTWLADAHASAPDGISAVISALVPAVAVYAFARVLFTVYTLDFIAANPVIGNLLLVAALFSLFAGSFFALLQDHIKLVLAYSTVSQFGLIFVGIAIANETAVFGAILQIFGHGVVKASLFVLAGMFALRFGGIRTLKEYSGVAERAPIMAGAFAVLGIAMIGLPPTVGFAGKWYIALGAFEAGLWQVSLLVLGSTLLSAGYILPFINRIYFHPFEGEDVDAAKVTTGMLIAIIIGAGIGLLLGFASAEIQAAVSTAVERLVA
- a CDS encoding transcription elongation factor Spt5, translated to MAIYSVKTTASQERTVADMLISREEEGIHATLAPDALTSYVMVEADDTAAISRALEDIPHARTLVSEQPSPFSEVEHFLSPKPDVEGIAEGDIVELIAGPFKGEKAQVQRIDEGKDQVTVELYEATVPIPVTVRGDQIRVLDSEER
- a CDS encoding helix-hairpin-helix domain-containing protein, with translation MGVFKLLRTVFGLGRSEGTSGTEVSVEHEPEGGDDTDELSEADEDTDGASDADDAVAAETDAAASTGSMAEEPTSDPETAAEPAEAGAGVSDHSGTDTVAAESAEAAGPVPDEPEGGDEPVENVNGIGPAYAKRLSDAGIETVTQLLDADPEAVADETDLSAKRISGWQENAEER
- the ftsZ gene encoding cell division protein FtsZ, which codes for MDSIIEDAIDEAEEDGEASSGDATPTDSADAGTTDADVKSSGTMTDEELASVVKDLQTKITVVGCGGAGGNTVTRMAEAGIHGAKLVAANTDAQHLATEVEADEKILIGRQRTGGRGAGSVPKIGEEAAQENLEDITNSIDGSDMVFITAGLGGGTGTGSAPVVAQAAQDQGALTIAIVTIPFTAEGERRRANADAGLERLRAVADTVIVIPNDRLLDYAPNMPLQDAFKICDRVLMRSVKGMTELITKPGLVNVDFADVKTIMENGGVAMIGLGESDSENKAQDSIRSALRSPLLDVEFDGAQSALVNVVGGPDMSIEEAEGVVEEIYDRIDPDARIIWGASVDPEFDGKMETMIVVTGVESPQIYGKSEVERERAAAGDDDIDYVE
- a CDS encoding pyridoxal phosphate-dependent aminotransferase, with the protein product MGDYDRPVFFHLMEYAANADRDVVDMVSGNPDWEPPEALREGLAAYVSADVDTFQYPPSEGLAELRAEIAARRGVDRERVVVTNGAGEANYLAMAEALESQPGDEILLVDPVYPYYHKRTELLGGTPTFVAADADGRVDPAAVRAAASDETAAIVVNSPNNPTGAVYGRETKQELVDIAERHDALLVSDEVYDHFVYEPDAFESALAFDSANVAVTNAFSKSMAITGFRVGYGVYPERLVDDIRTRHMLVNVAGSRPAQHAVLHALRETPAEYYERNRSMLEERIDAFCAALDAAGAEYTRPQGAFYVMARFDGYPGTLAHTERLIDEAGVAGMPGDAFGESRAEWLRFAVVTPRAEEAAERLANYFG